The DNA window cATTCACAAATTTTTTGTCCTGCAAGCAAGGACGTTGACAGCAAGCTAATTGAAAGATAGAAGACTCATTTACCTGAAAGTACCAGCAGTGAAACTGCCCTGCTTGTTAGGCAAACAACGGTAATTGCCTACAATCTGCACTCTGTCTCCAGGTTTACACTTGTCCACCAAGTCATCATCACAAATGATGTCCACACTCCTGGGCAGTTGGCCTGCTGGTGCCCGCTCCGGCATCTCCTGGACTGTCAGGGTTTGGTGATCCTTGTAGCGGGAGAGACCATACTCTGTCTCCAAGGGATTGCCTTCATCATCCTAGAAGAACATATTCTTCATGTTAACTGCTAGTaatattaagatttaaaaaacagaaataatataAGCCAGATATGAAATCCAATCTCTCAAGTTGGACAGCATTAAATACTATATTATTACGTTTGCATGGAATGTTtagaaaaagtttttataacaatgtGATATAGTAAAGTTACCTTAGTGGGATAGATAGCTGAAGTAGGGAAGGCTTCAAAAGAAGTCAGGTCAGTATACTTCCTCTCCATAACCTTCTTTGTGGCCGGACAGTAGTGCACACTGCGCACTACCTTGGGTCGCACCAGAGACACCCTGGTCACAATACCTTCCACACATATTAAGTTACCCAAGTACCTGGACAgaggaaattattatattagttcaCATAGTTTTCAACTAAAAcacgtattatttaaaaatttacaaaacataCCTTGATGTCAAACTCCTAGGTGTAACATGTTTGTTTCCGAAGCTACCATTGAACGCGACGAAAAACTCCTCTTGAACCTTCGCGTATGTAGGGTCGATAGAGGAGACATATTCTTTCAGAGCTTTTTGGAACGCTATCTGTTCTTCAAATGCATTGTCAAGCAAATTACGAGCACGCTCCGGATTCTTACGTCGCAGATCGTTTACGCTCACAACTAACCGCTGCGACTTATCAGCTATCATTTGCTTCACCTTTTCCATATAAATCCCTTGGTCTTCCTTAAATTTATCAAACACAAGGTTAAATAAAGAGAGTAGAACTCTCGATACCGGTAGAAAACATTAGGGTTAGTTCTAGTTCGAAACTTACCTCATCGTCCAAAAATTCAAGATATTCTCTCTGTAAATCTCTTAAACGTTGATCAAAATCACCTTCTTccattttataattgaaattatattattcttctgcttaaaacaaacaaaaacttgcAATTTTCAAGTTTTTGCCTACCTATATCTgtgtaacaaaacaatttgaCATTTGCTTAGCTTTTGGCGCCAAATTGAGATAGTTCGTGACTAACTGACTAGTGGTGTACGAATTCTTATTGCAACCAATTCaactaaatcaataaaaaataaactaagtcgttatttaaatatctttcCAGTTGTGAGAAAATTACTTGAGAATACATAACAATGTCCAAATAAAACAGCACTAATCACAATCAGAGAATCACAGTGAGACAATAATTTGTCatctattataataaagatcAATGGTCAACGTAGATTAACTATCTGTGGACCAATGGTCCCagcatattatgtataaataccaTAACCTAGTGTTTTCTGTTgtcattttaattagtttatctTATAAGCATGCCGTTTGCTTACCGTTCAGGAATTACCGTCTGAGTTCAGGAATATAACCTCTGGAGTTGCTCTAGAGTGACGAAATAGATATCAGTAAATATATAATTGTGCAAATCGAATGTTCTTAATGTACCTATTAAATTAAAGCGGCATAATGTCGGAAGGGCAATCTGGCTCAAGTTCTGCTTCAAACCTACCTTCGGCTTCTATCATCGATACCGAAATGCCGTCGGTTTCAACTTCAAGCGAAACACCGTCGCCTTCAACTTCGACCGAAGCACCAGCGACTGCAACATCAAGCGAGGCACCATCGGCTACAACATCAAGTCCAGGCCAAATACCCGCAAATTTTACTTCGAATTCTGTACCTTCAACTAGTAACTCATCAACAACAAAAAGTCCAGACAAACTAGAAAAAGAGAAAAAGATTGATCCAATGAAGCTGAAAATTTTGTGCATTCATGGTCATAAACAAAACGGTGCAAAATTTAGAGCAAAATTAGGTGCTTTCCGAAAAATTGTTGATAAGTATGCATACCTTACATATATAACTGCCCCACATGCTGTTGCTGACACGACAGGTGGTGGAGATCAAGGTAATTACACTATCCATTCTTTTACTTGTTTCCCTCTTGTTTGTTTCCCCCTTAAATTAAAGTTAACTGTGAGGGAACTTAGGGAACCCTCATAAATACACATCAAaatgtaatatgtaggtattttgaTTCCCTTGAAAGCAAAATTTTGAATCGCAATactgaatttataatattactgttacATCATTAACTGCATGTTCGCAGTGTTTCATGACCATATATAGAACATAATATGTTTCAACttttacaaacattatttttaataatgttactTTGTTATTCATGTGCAGATCCTAGGACATGGTGGTATAATACTGAAGACAACAGTTACAGCGGAAAGTGCCTTGGTGGGCCAGCCTATGGATTTGAAGAAACATTACAGACTATAAAAACTGGAATGGATAACCTTGGGCCGTTTGATGGGCTTCTGGGATTCTCGCAAGGAGCCTGTCTTGTAGGTTTACTAGCAGCCATGCAGCAGAAACGATGTAAGAGATGTTCCTAAGAAATAGATGATAATGTTTGATTTTGTATGTAACATGTGAAATAATTTTTACCCTCTTTTTTTCAGTATTGCCGTACAGATTCAGATTTGTTATCATTATATCAGGCTACTTATCTGGAAGTCTTGTTCACAGGGGATTctatgaacataatattattaccatTCCATCTTTACATGTGTATGGAGAGACTGACTCCACAATACCCAAAGGTAAAGATTTCAACTTTCATTTAACCTGTTGCATTGTTGACCTCCTGCAAACCTACTGTGTTATGTTGGCATATAAGACACCGGATGGGTTAATAAAATAAGGATctgtatgttattaaaatatttccttctTTTACAGAAATGAGTGAATGCCTTGCAAGCAAATTCAATGACCCTGTAACATTTGAGCATCCCAATGGCCATTATGTTCCGGTCTCAGGCGCAGTTAAAGCGATTTATGAAGACTTTTTGGCTGATATGTACCAGCAAAGGCTAATATACAGACAAGAAGTT is part of the Spodoptera frugiperda isolate SF20-4 chromosome 30, AGI-APGP_CSIRO_Sfru_2.0, whole genome shotgun sequence genome and encodes:
- the LOC118269635 gene encoding esterase OVCA2, yielding MSEGQSGSSSASNLPSASIIDTEMPSVSTSSETPSPSTSTEAPATATSSEAPSATTSSPGQIPANFTSNSVPSTSNSSTTKSPDKLEKEKKIDPMKLKILCIHGHKQNGAKFRAKLGAFRKIVDKYAYLTYITAPHAVADTTGGGDQDPRTWWYNTEDNSYSGKCLGGPAYGFEETLQTIKTGMDNLGPFDGLLGFSQGACLVGLLAAMQQKRLLPYRFRFVIIISGYLSGSLVHRGFYEHNIITIPSLHVYGETDSTIPKEMSECLASKFNDPVTFEHPNGHYVPVSGAVKAIYEDFLADMYQQRLIYRQEVERTAE